Proteins from one Ricinus communis isolate WT05 ecotype wild-type chromosome 9, ASM1957865v1, whole genome shotgun sequence genomic window:
- the LOC8279231 gene encoding reticulon-4-interacting protein 1, mitochondrial yields the protein MQFLRAHSLKTSSEYQILKLGSVRFLVTSCRAVVLPRFGGPEVLELRSDVEVPQIKPNEVLVRTRAVSVNPLDTRMRSGYGRSIFEPLLPLILGRDISGEVTAIGTSVQSLSVGQEVFGALHPTAVRGTYTDYAILSEDELTAKPASVSHVEASAIPFAALTAWRALKSTARINEGQRVLIVGGGGAVGFAAIQLAVAAGCHVTATCGSLSIDRVLKAGAERAIDYIAEDIELAIKGKFDAVLDTIGVPETERIGINFLKRGGQYMTLQGEAASVTDRYGIAVGLPIATAILLKKQIQYRYSHGIEYWWTYMRADSDGLDEIRRLSEAGKLKVPVEKTFPFTQVREAHEAKEKRLIPGKVVLELD from the exons ATGCAATTCTTGAGAGCTCACAGCCTTAAAACCAGCTCTGAATACCAAATCTTGAAGTTAGGCTCTGTCAGGTTCTTGGTCACCTCTTGCAGGGCGGTGGTTCTGCCCCGGTTCGGTGGGCCCGAGGTGCTGGAGCTCCGGTCAGATGTAGAAGTCCCCCAGATCAAACCCAATGAAGTATTGGTTCGAACTCGCGCTGTCTCTGTCAACCCCCTTGACACTAGA ATGCGATCAGGTTATGGCCGTTCAATATTTGAACCTCTTCTACCTCTCATTTTGGGTCGTGATATAAGTGGCGAAGTTACAGCTATTGGAACTTCAGTTCAGTCACTGAGTGTGGGGCAAGAAGTCTTCGGTGCATTACATCCTACTGCCGTGAGAGGTACTTATACAGACTATGCAATTCTCTCAGAAGATGAGCTTACTGCAAAACCAGCATCAGTTTCACACGTG GAAGCAAGTGCTATCCCTTTTGCTGCACTAACTGCATGGCGGGCTCTAAAAAGCACTGCTAGGATAAATGAGGG GCAAAGAGTGTTGATAGTGGGTGGTGGTGGAGCAGTAGGTTTTGCAGCAATTCAGCTTGCAGTAGCTGCAGGATGCCATGTTACAGCTACTTGTGGAAGTCTGAGCATAGATCGGGTACTGAAAGCTGGTGCTGAGCGGGCTATTGACTACATTGCTGAG GACATTGAACTTGCAATAAAAGGGAAGTTTGATGCTGTTTTGGACACTATTGGTGTACCAGAAACAGAAAGAATTGGCATCAACTTCTTGAAGAGAGGTGGACAGTACATGACTCTTCAG GGTGAGGCAGCATCTGTGACTGATAGGTACGGAATAGCAGTTGGACTTCCTATTGCTACAGCTATTTTATTGAAGAAACAGATTCAATACCGATATTCTCATGGAATag AATATTGGTGGACTTACATGAGAGCTGATTCAGATGGGTTGGATGAAATCCGCCGCTTATCTGAGGCTGGAAAGTTGAAGGTACCTGTTGAAAAAACATTCCCGTTCACACAAGTTAGGGAGGCTCATGAggcaaaagagaaaaggcTAATTCCTGGTAAAGTGGTGCTGGAACTTGATTGA